The DNA segment GCATTCTTCCTGGCATGCACTTGTGTAATTAACACGACTTTCATCATTCAGCACATGACTCCTTAATTTTCCATTACTGATAGGAATTCTTCCCTCATTTTGCATTGCCTGAGAAACTCTTTTTGCAGCTCCTTGTAAAGCATCCATTGCAACATCATAAGTTTCAGCAGACTGAGCGCCTTCATCAACAAATTTAAAGGCCTCATGTCGAAGGGTGTTATATCTAACTGTATGAGATTCCAAATAGTAAGTATATACATCACAAGAATGTTCTTCTAATATTACATTACTCTTTGCATTTCTTGTCCAACGTTTCAATATATAATGAGATGGGAGAGTAAGCACATTGGTAACTCTAAAGACTGCCAAAACATGTCTGCAAAGAAGGCCTGAAAACTCAAACATTTGGCAACTACAAGTTGCTTTCATCtccaaaacattaaatttaACATAGTACCCTTTATGTTCCTCTCCAAATTTAGCTACATTATATGTAATGACCTCCCCGTCATCATCAGCTTTGGATGCCATGAATGTTAGTGTACCAACTAACTCCTCCTGGAACCTCATGAAAATTTTTCTCGTGTAAAGCTCAGATGCTTGCTTCTCCATTGGAGATGGGGTCCTCAATACTGGCAAAGTATTCATTGTGTCATAATCAGCTCTCACTTCCTTCTCATTGCGACTTTCAAGTGCTTTCTCATAAAGCTTAAAGAACTGATTTAAATTGGTTGAAGCATTTATATATCCATCAAAGTAAGAGTTCATGCTATCACTTCGCTGAGTGATGGACATTTCTGCAAAGAATGTGTCTCGCAAATATACAGGTACCCACTGCCTGCAAGCAGAATATATTGCTTGAAGCCATTCATGGTCCCTGAGATCATATTTATCTACAAGTGTTGACCAACAAGACTCAAATTCCTCAATTGACTCAGTCAAGTTAACGCATTTGTGAAATTCAGCTTCAAAATTTGGATATTTGAGGAAAATATGAGATAATTTCTCCTGGCATTTTTTAAAGATGTGCCACTTGCAGAAGCGGTGCCGGGTATCCGGGAACACTTGTATAATGGCTGATCGAATAACAGAATCATGATCAGTTGTTATTGACACTGGTGGACGTCCAGACATGGCCATAAGCCAAGTCTTGAAAAGCCACACAAATGATGCTTCAGATTCATTAATTAGGAAGGCACAACCGAAAAGAACAGGCTGCCCATGATGGTTTACACCGGTAAAGGGAGCAAATGGTAAGCGATACCTATTAGATCGGTATGTAGTGTCAAAAGTAACAGTATCACCAAAAAATGTATAATTCATTCTTGCCTTGGGATCAGCCCAGAAAACATTGTTGACGGACTGATCCTCATCCCCTTGCACAGCATAGAAGAAATTAGGGTTTTCGGAGTGCATTTGTCTCAAATAATCGAGAACAAGTTGAATGTCACCTTCTAAACTTCTCTGCCTATTATTCCTCATGTAGTTCCTACAGTCGACCTCGGTGAAGCCGACTTTGCTAATCCCACCATACTCTTTAATAAGTGCTGACATAATTCTACGAGGACCCATCCCAGCAGCCTGCAAAGTATCAATGAGAGTCTTAGCAGCGCCTGATATTTGGCGGTGAGAGCGAAGACAATGAACCTGGTCAGGGGGAACCAGTTCGTGATTATGTTCTCTAACAAACCCAGACACGACCCACTTGCCAGAGTCTTGCATTTTGACAGACAAAGAAGCCTTACATCCGACTCTAGTAATGGTTCGGGGGCGCTTGATCTCTCTATCCTTCGTGCGCTTCTCATTCAAGTTGCGAAAACCCTCCTTAGCGCAAACAAATTGCCTCTGTATGATAGCTCCATCGCGCCTGGAACGACGTGATGAGCTCACACGAGTACTAAACCCAACACGACGGGCATAGGAATTGTAGAAGGCCTTAGCAGCCTCTTCAGACTCGAATTCCATGCCCTCGGAAGGTTCCAGATCTGAGAGGTCTCCCTCGGGAAGATATATTCCAGTGGCTACAGCGCCACCCCCACTGCTATCCCCCAATTCATCCTCCTC comes from the Phaseolus vulgaris cultivar G19833 chromosome 8, P. vulgaris v2.0, whole genome shotgun sequence genome and includes:
- the LOC137824388 gene encoding protein FAR1-RELATED SEQUENCE 5; translation: MMDNEVLEFDIGLGGGEGEYDDDGGDIEHPIEEDELGDSSGGGAVATGIYLPEGDLSDLEPSEGMEFESEEAAKAFYNSYARRVGFSTRVSSSRRSRRDGAIIQRQFVCAKEGFRNLNEKRTKDREIKRPRTITRVGCKASLSVKMQDSGKWVVSGFVREHNHELVPPDQVHCLRSHRQISGAAKTLIDTLQAAGMGPRRIMSALIKEYGGISKVGFTEVDCRNYMRNNRQRSLEGDIQLVLDYLRQMHSENPNFFYAVQGDEDQSVNNVFWADPKARMNYTFFGDTVTFDTTYRSNRYRLPFAPFTGVNHHGQPVLFGCAFLINESEASFVWLFKTWLMAMSGRPPVSITTDHDSVIRSAIIQVFPDTRHRFCKWHIFKKCQEKLSHIFLKYPNFEAEFHKCVNLTESIEEFESCWSTLVDKYDLRDHEWLQAIYSACRQWVPVYLRDTFFAEMSITQRSDSMNSYFDGYINASTNLNQFFKLYEKALESRNEKEVRADYDTMNTLPVLRTPSPMEKQASELYTRKIFMRFQEELVGTLTFMASKADDDGEVITYNVAKFGEEHKGYYVKFNVLEMKATCSCQMFEFSGLLCRHVLAVFRVTNVLTLPSHYILKRWTRNAKSNVILEEHSCDVYTYYLESHTVRYNTLRHEAFKFVDEGAQSAETYDVAMDALQGAAKRVSQAMQNEGRIPISNGKLRSHVLNDESRVNYTSACQEECLSQHTSKDDLDTNIRKLLNELECANRKCEIYRSNLLSVLKAVEDHKLQLSVKVENIKISMKDGI